Proteins encoded in a region of the Deefgea piscis genome:
- a CDS encoding FRG domain-containing protein — translation MKIEYSEIRLSSSEQILNEFNRCHGWIFRGHNDHKFKMVSSLERFIDSRDQESYAKFAPDIEEYLLHEFKSRAHHYISRDSLPITKLGWLSLMQHHGCPTRMLDFTYSPYIALFFAQDGFKEKQDKEMAVWAIDNSYLEKECFNYLTRCNVINVNYKSYSTTKDDIFSNSVDKNNHEIIFPTQPLQINLRLENQMGLFLMSGSNKLNLDSIFMKVTHSETPAKKFIIPECMHNDVLKMLISMGINYRKIYPGLDGMAKDIAINLQIGLKDKFANNIIKN, via the coding sequence ATGAAAATTGAATATTCAGAAATTAGGTTGAGTTCTAGTGAACAAATTTTGAATGAATTTAATCGCTGTCATGGATGGATTTTTAGAGGCCACAATGATCATAAATTTAAAATGGTTTCTTCATTAGAAAGATTTATTGATAGTAGGGATCAAGAATCATATGCAAAGTTTGCTCCAGATATAGAAGAATATTTATTGCACGAATTTAAGTCTAGGGCTCATCATTATATATCTAGAGATTCTCTTCCGATTACAAAATTGGGATGGTTATCTTTAATGCAGCATCATGGTTGTCCAACTAGAATGTTAGATTTTACATATTCACCATATATAGCATTGTTTTTTGCTCAAGATGGGTTTAAAGAGAAGCAAGATAAAGAAATGGCCGTGTGGGCTATTGATAATTCTTATTTAGAGAAAGAGTGTTTTAACTATTTAACTCGCTGCAATGTAATTAATGTTAACTATAAATCATATTCAACAACGAAGGATGATATATTTTCTAATAGTGTTGATAAAAATAATCATGAGATTATTTTTCCGACTCAGCCACTCCAAATTAATTTAAGATTGGAGAATCAAATGGGTTTGTTTTTGATGAGTGGATCGAACAAATTAAATCTAGACTCAATCTTCATGAAAGTAACGCATAGTGAAACACCAGCAAAAAAATTTATAATACCTGAGTGCATGCATAATGATGTATTAAAAATGCTGATAAGTATGGGAATAAATTATAGAAAAATATATCCAGGTCTTGATGGAATGGCAAAAGATATTGCTATTAATCTTCAAATTGGTTTGAAAGATAAATTCGCGAACAATATTATAAAAAATTAA
- a CDS encoding DUF4234 domain-containing protein, which produces MNRKEIIQLMKSQSTWRLYLLSALSLGIYTAFYIQQQSQKLLQIPNMSPISPLLIQGLFGCYMLSAFVTIASFFVPPEHAFNLASSLFSIATSVLAIVWAFQMRSRFNQIFANETSSPDWFHGGWTFLFTVFYINYKFNTLHQDLEEIGYAS; this is translated from the coding sequence GTGAACCGTAAAGAAATCATCCAATTGATGAAAAGCCAAAGCACTTGGCGTTTGTATTTGCTGAGCGCGCTCAGTTTAGGGATTTACACGGCGTTTTATATTCAGCAGCAAAGCCAAAAATTGCTGCAAATCCCAAATATGTCGCCGATTTCTCCGCTGCTGATTCAAGGGCTATTTGGCTGCTATATGTTGAGCGCGTTTGTTACCATTGCGTCGTTTTTTGTGCCGCCAGAGCATGCGTTTAATCTCGCCAGCAGTTTATTTAGTATTGCCACGTCGGTATTGGCGATTGTGTGGGCGTTTCAGATGCGCAGCCGTTTTAATCAGATTTTTGCCAACGAAACGAGCAGCCCCGATTGGTTTCATGGCGGTTGGACGTTTTTGTTTACGGTGTTTTATATCAATTACAAATTCAACACGCTGCATCAAGATTTAGAAGAAATCGGCTACGCCAGCTAA
- the cls gene encoding cardiolipin synthase, protein MHWNQILAVVFVAIQLVFIARAILRPQREPASRVAWIVVIMLLPGLGVLAYILLGETSIGRHRIARLHQVNQVLQQAQATEWPQQIPERFSQLFRFGQSVNGFVPVAGNLATLLADSDAAIDAIVADIDAATEHVHLIFYIWLTDHSGLKVVAALQRAAARNVACRAMADGLGSRLMIASPHWQAMQDAGVQVAVALPIGNPLLRPLRGRIDLRNHRKIVVIDRNITYCGSQNCADAAFLVKAKFAPWVDIMLRFTGPIAQQNQLLFMSDWMAQTHEDLSRYAQYTPQANAGGFVAQVIGTGPTLQYSAMPEVFVTLMFAAQRELFITTPYFVPDEAMQAALCATARRGVKTTIIFPARNDSWIVAAASHSYYGELLAAGVEIYEYIGGVLHAKTLTLDGEVSLIGSANMDRRSFELNFENNILLYDAAISQDIRQRQAHYLAQSQPVTAEMVEQWPMHRRFWNNTIAMLGPVL, encoded by the coding sequence ATGCATTGGAATCAAATACTGGCCGTGGTGTTTGTTGCAATACAGTTGGTGTTTATTGCGCGGGCGATTTTGCGGCCGCAGCGCGAGCCGGCATCGCGGGTGGCGTGGATTGTGGTGATTATGCTGCTGCCGGGCTTGGGGGTGTTGGCGTATATCTTGCTCGGCGAAACCAGCATTGGCCGGCATCGCATTGCGCGCTTGCATCAAGTGAATCAAGTGCTGCAGCAGGCGCAAGCCACAGAATGGCCGCAGCAAATTCCCGAGCGATTTAGTCAACTATTTCGTTTTGGCCAATCGGTGAATGGCTTTGTGCCGGTGGCAGGCAATCTCGCGACTTTGCTGGCGGACTCTGATGCCGCAATTGACGCCATCGTGGCCGATATCGACGCCGCCACCGAGCATGTGCATCTGATTTTTTATATCTGGCTCACCGATCACAGCGGGCTGAAAGTCGTCGCCGCCTTGCAACGCGCCGCCGCGCGTAATGTCGCCTGCCGCGCCATGGCCGATGGCTTGGGGTCGCGATTAATGATTGCCTCGCCGCATTGGCAAGCGATGCAAGACGCTGGGGTGCAAGTGGCAGTGGCGCTGCCGATTGGTAACCCGCTATTGCGGCCATTGCGCGGTCGAATTGATTTGCGTAATCACCGCAAAATCGTCGTGATCGATCGCAATATCACCTATTGCGGCAGCCAAAACTGCGCCGATGCGGCATTTTTGGTCAAAGCCAAATTCGCTCCGTGGGTCGACATTATGTTGCGCTTCACTGGCCCGATTGCCCAGCAAAATCAGCTGTTATTTATGAGCGATTGGATGGCGCAAACCCACGAAGACTTAAGCCGCTACGCGCAATACACCCCACAGGCCAATGCCGGCGGCTTTGTTGCTCAAGTGATTGGCACTGGGCCAACGCTGCAGTATTCGGCGATGCCCGAGGTGTTTGTGACGCTGATGTTTGCCGCCCAGCGCGAGTTATTTATCACCACGCCGTATTTTGTACCGGATGAAGCGATGCAAGCGGCGCTATGCGCCACCGCGCGGCGCGGCGTAAAAACCACGATTATTTTCCCTGCCCGCAATGATTCATGGATTGTCGCCGCTGCCAGCCACAGCTATTACGGCGAATTACTCGCCGCAGGCGTTGAAATCTATGAATACATCGGCGGCGTTTTACACGCCAAAACGCTCACGCTGGATGGTGAAGTTAGCCTGATCGGCTCGGCCAATATGGATAGGCGTAGTTTTGAGCTTAATTTTGAAAACAACATCCTGCTGTACGACGCCGCCATTAGCCAAGATATCCGCCAACGCCAAGCGCACTATTTGGCGCAAAGCCAGCCCGTCACCGCCGAAATGGTCGAGCAATGGCCGATGCACCGCCGCTTTTGGAATAACACCATCGCCATGCTCGGGCCGGTATTGTGA
- the mgtE gene encoding magnesium transporter yields MTVLTRKPQESLQESLQQVTRLLERHKLVEGMVHKQEGPKHDLVEKLVHRQNLTELQMKLATLHPADIAHILEALPHADRLMVWGLVDAEDDGEILLEVSDAVRESLLADMAPHEMVAAAGQLDTDELADLVPDLPSAVQSEVLDTLDAEDRAEVQSAMSYTEDQIGSLMDFEMVTIRADIKLEVVLRYLRRFDELPTHTDKLFVVDDNDILKGVLPLNRLLVSDPDKYVQEIMADDVVVFQPFDDAGEAAQAFERYDLVSAPVVDSNHKVIGRITVDQMVDVIREESDAEVLSLAGLKDEDLFSSVGKAVKNRWPWLALNICTAFIASRVIGSFEDTISHLVALAALMPIVSGIGGNTGTQTTTLIIRGLALGQIQPSNTRMLLLKELGIALINGLMWGSVLGVMAWALYGQIGLGLVMMGAMMLNMIVAALVGLFVPLIMQKFGRDPAYGSSVLITALTDSLGFFIFLGLATIFLM; encoded by the coding sequence ATGACTGTACTCACCCGGAAACCACAAGAGAGCCTGCAAGAAAGTTTGCAACAAGTCACTCGGCTTTTAGAGCGGCACAAACTCGTGGAAGGGATGGTACATAAGCAAGAAGGCCCCAAGCATGATTTAGTCGAAAAACTCGTCCACCGACAAAATCTCACCGAATTACAAATGAAGTTGGCCACGCTGCATCCGGCCGATATTGCGCATATTTTAGAAGCGCTGCCGCACGCTGATCGTTTAATGGTGTGGGGCTTGGTCGATGCTGAAGACGACGGCGAGATTTTGCTCGAAGTCTCCGACGCCGTTCGGGAATCGTTGCTGGCTGATATGGCGCCGCACGAAATGGTTGCCGCCGCTGGGCAACTCGATACCGACGAACTGGCCGATTTGGTGCCGGATTTACCCAGCGCCGTGCAAAGCGAAGTGCTCGATACCCTCGACGCGGAAGATCGCGCCGAAGTGCAATCGGCGATGTCGTACACCGAAGATCAAATCGGCTCGCTGATGGATTTTGAGATGGTGACGATTCGCGCGGATATTAAGCTTGAAGTCGTCTTGCGCTATTTGCGCCGTTTTGACGAGCTACCCACGCATACCGATAAGCTGTTTGTCGTCGACGACAATGACATCCTCAAAGGGGTATTGCCGCTTAACCGTTTACTGGTGAGCGACCCAGACAAATACGTTCAAGAAATAATGGCTGATGATGTGGTGGTGTTTCAGCCATTTGACGACGCCGGCGAAGCGGCGCAAGCGTTTGAGCGTTATGACTTAGTGTCGGCTCCGGTAGTGGATAGCAATCACAAAGTGATTGGCCGCATTACCGTGGATCAAATGGTTGACGTGATTCGTGAAGAATCCGACGCCGAAGTGCTGTCTTTAGCCGGTTTGAAAGACGAAGATTTGTTTTCTAGCGTCGGCAAGGCAGTTAAAAATCGCTGGCCGTGGTTAGCACTGAATATTTGTACCGCCTTTATCGCCAGCCGCGTGATTGGCTCGTTTGAAGATACCATTTCGCATTTGGTGGCGCTGGCGGCCTTAATGCCAATTGTGTCGGGCATTGGCGGCAATACCGGCACGCAAACCACCACACTGATTATTCGCGGTTTGGCGCTGGGGCAAATTCAGCCGTCTAATACCCGAATGTTGCTACTCAAAGAATTGGGCATTGCGCTGATTAATGGCCTGATGTGGGGCAGTGTATTGGGCGTGATGGCGTGGGCTTTATACGGCCAGATTGGTCTGGGCTTGGTGATGATGGGCGCGATGATGCTCAATATGATTGTGGCGGCCTTGGTCGGTTTGTTTGTGCCGCTGATTATGCAAAAATTCGGTCGCGACCCTGCTTATGGCTCGTCGGTGCTGATTACCGCACTCACCGATAGCCTAGGATTTTTTATCTTTTTGGGATTGGCGACGATCTTTTTGATGTAA
- the prmC gene encoding peptide chain release factor N(5)-glutamine methyltransferase, which translates to MPTYRELIINSGLERFDAQVLLLHVMQKNRAWLIGHDSEAASEDQQAAFAALAARRRAGEPVAYILGSREFYGREFQVSPAVLIPRPDTELLVELAIARAPQAGHIIDLGTGSGCIPITLKLERPDLTVAALDISPAALAVAHSNAATLGAEVRFLQSDWLAAVAGERFDLIVSNPPYIDAADVHLSQGDLRFEPSGALTDGHDGLQHLAHIISAARAQLKPGAWLLLEHGWDQGAACRELLQQAGFSEVQTWRDLGDNDRVSGGRYG; encoded by the coding sequence ATGCCTACGTATCGTGAATTAATTATAAACAGTGGCCTAGAGCGCTTTGATGCTCAGGTGTTGCTACTGCATGTCATGCAAAAAAACCGCGCGTGGCTGATTGGCCATGATAGCGAAGCGGCCAGTGAAGATCAGCAAGCAGCGTTTGCCGCTTTGGCAGCGCGGCGACGAGCTGGCGAGCCGGTGGCGTATATCCTTGGTTCGCGTGAGTTTTATGGCCGCGAATTTCAAGTGTCACCCGCCGTGCTGATTCCGCGTCCGGATACCGAATTACTGGTTGAATTGGCCATTGCGCGTGCGCCGCAAGCCGGGCACATCATTGATTTGGGCACGGGCTCGGGCTGCATTCCGATTACGCTCAAACTCGAGCGGCCAGATCTGACGGTGGCGGCGCTGGATATTTCGCCGGCCGCTTTGGCTGTAGCGCACAGCAATGCGGCCACGCTGGGCGCTGAGGTGCGATTTTTGCAATCGGATTGGCTGGCAGCGGTGGCTGGCGAGCGCTTTGATTTAATCGTTAGCAATCCGCCGTATATTGATGCGGCCGACGTGCATTTAAGCCAAGGCGATTTACGCTTTGAGCCTAGCGGCGCGCTGACTGATGGTCACGATGGTTTGCAGCACTTGGCACACATCATTAGCGCGGCCCGAGCGCAGCTCAAACCGGGCGCTTGGCTGTTGCTAGAACACGGCTGGGATCAAGGCGCAGCGTGCCGCGAATTATTGCAGCAAGCAGGCTTTAGCGAAGTGCAAACGTGGCGTGATTTGGGCGACAATGACCGCGTGAGCGGCGGCCGCTACGGCTAG
- the grxD gene encoding Grx4 family monothiol glutaredoxin: MSIQDTIRQQVTDNSVVLYMKGTPSFPQCGFSSGAVQILKNCGVSFAAVNVLADADIRQGIKEYANWPTIPQLYVKGEFVGGSDIMKELYASGELQTMLAEFKDAE, translated from the coding sequence ATGAGTATTCAAGACACTATTCGCCAGCAAGTGACCGACAATTCTGTGGTGTTGTACATGAAAGGCACGCCATCGTTTCCACAGTGCGGTTTTTCATCGGGCGCAGTACAAATCCTTAAAAACTGTGGCGTGAGTTTTGCTGCAGTCAATGTCTTGGCCGATGCAGATATTCGCCAAGGCATTAAAGAATACGCCAACTGGCCAACGATTCCACAGTTGTATGTCAAGGGCGAATTTGTTGGTGGCTCAGATATTATGAAAGAACTTTACGCCAGCGGTGAATTGCAAACCATGTTGGCCGAATTTAAAGACGCTGAATAA
- a CDS encoding catalase, which yields MSQCPFQTTTAGAQIADNQNSLTAGPRGPILLQDWQLLEKLAHQNRERIPERVVHAKGWGAHGTFTVTHDISQYTKANIFGAIGKKTELLARFSTVAGELGAADAERDVRGFAVKFYTEEGNWDLVGNNTPVFFIRDPLKFPDFIHTQKRHPRTHLRSNTAMWDYWSLSPESLHQVTILFSDRGLPTDVRHMNGYGSHTFSFINAKNERFWVKFHFKTQQGHRHWTNAEAAAVVGQTRESTQEDLLSAIDKGDFPRWTVSVQIMPESDADKTSYNPFDLTKVWPHGDYPLIEVGVMELNRNLVNYFAELEQASFSPSNIVPGIGFSPDKVLQARLFSYADAHRYRLGTHYESLPVNAPKCPVHTYHRDGAMNFMPMDKNPDAYYEPNSFGGPVANPAVAEPALKISGDADRFNHREGNDDYSQPRALWAMFDDGQKSRLYSNLAAAMKGVPEFIIERQLGHFALIHPDYAAGVRAALK from the coding sequence ATGAGCCAATGTCCATTTCAAACCACCACTGCCGGTGCGCAAATTGCCGACAATCAAAACAGCCTGACCGCAGGTCCACGTGGCCCGATTTTGCTGCAAGATTGGCAATTGCTGGAAAAACTAGCGCATCAAAATCGCGAGCGAATTCCTGAGCGCGTAGTCCACGCTAAAGGCTGGGGCGCGCATGGCACTTTCACCGTAACCCACGATATTAGCCAATACACCAAGGCGAATATTTTTGGCGCTATCGGCAAAAAAACTGAATTGCTGGCGCGTTTTTCTACTGTGGCCGGTGAATTGGGCGCGGCGGATGCTGAGCGCGATGTACGCGGTTTTGCGGTGAAGTTTTATACCGAAGAAGGCAATTGGGATTTGGTCGGCAATAATACGCCGGTGTTTTTTATCCGCGATCCGTTGAAATTCCCTGATTTTATCCACACGCAAAAACGCCATCCCCGCACGCATTTACGTTCCAATACCGCAATGTGGGATTACTGGTCGTTGTCACCTGAGTCTTTGCATCAAGTAACAATTTTATTCTCTGATCGCGGCTTGCCAACCGATGTTCGCCATATGAATGGTTACGGCTCGCACACATTTAGCTTTATTAACGCTAAAAACGAGCGTTTCTGGGTGAAATTTCACTTTAAAACCCAGCAAGGCCATCGCCATTGGACTAATGCTGAGGCGGCGGCCGTCGTCGGGCAAACTCGCGAAAGCACACAAGAAGATTTATTGAGCGCGATTGATAAAGGCGATTTCCCACGCTGGACGGTTTCGGTGCAAATCATGCCAGAAAGCGACGCCGACAAAACCAGCTACAACCCATTTGATTTGACCAAAGTATGGCCGCACGGCGATTACCCTTTGATCGAAGTCGGCGTAATGGAATTGAACCGCAATTTGGTGAATTATTTTGCCGAGCTAGAACAAGCGTCGTTTAGCCCATCGAATATTGTTCCGGGGATTGGTTTTTCTCCAGACAAAGTCTTGCAAGCGCGCTTATTTAGCTATGCCGACGCACACCGCTATCGCCTTGGTACGCATTACGAATCATTGCCAGTGAATGCGCCAAAATGCCCAGTGCATACTTACCATCGCGACGGCGCGATGAACTTTATGCCGATGGATAAAAATCCAGATGCGTATTACGAGCCAAATTCGTTTGGCGGCCCAGTCGCCAATCCTGCCGTGGCTGAGCCAGCGCTTAAAATCAGCGGCGATGCTGATCGCTTTAATCACCGCGAAGGCAACGATGATTATTCGCAACCGCGCGCACTGTGGGCGATGTTTGATGACGGTCAAAAATCACGCTTATATAGCAATTTGGCCGCAGCGATGAAGGGTGTGCCGGAGTTTATCATTGAGCGTCAATTAGGCCACTTTGCATTGATTCATCCTGATTACGCCGCTGGGGTACGCGCCGCTTTGAAATAA
- a CDS encoding alpha/beta hydrolase, giving the protein MSTLACVTVETAPNPSASVIWLHGLGADGNDFVSIVPELGLPSDLAVRFIFPHAPMMPITCNNGYVMRAWYDIVHFDQISRQADIAGVEQSVAAIRALIAAENAKGIPSHRIILAGFSQGGAIAYTAGLTHPEALAGIVALSTYLPAESLLTPATIAANQNTPVLAAHGSHDPVVGISLGEKAKQFVADLGVNVQWQTYPIQHSVCLPEIQLIGQFLTKSLA; this is encoded by the coding sequence ATGAGCACCCTCGCTTGTGTCACCGTTGAAACCGCCCCCAATCCAAGCGCCAGCGTAATTTGGCTACACGGCCTTGGCGCCGATGGTAATGATTTTGTGAGCATTGTGCCGGAGCTAGGTCTACCAAGCGATTTAGCGGTACGCTTTATTTTCCCGCATGCGCCGATGATGCCGATTACTTGCAATAACGGCTATGTGATGCGCGCTTGGTACGATATTGTGCATTTTGATCAAATCAGCCGCCAAGCCGACATCGCGGGTGTTGAGCAATCGGTAGCGGCGATTCGCGCCTTGATTGCCGCCGAAAACGCCAAAGGAATACCGAGCCACCGTATCATTCTGGCGGGCTTTTCCCAAGGCGGTGCCATTGCCTATACCGCAGGTTTAACCCATCCAGAAGCCTTAGCAGGCATTGTGGCGTTGTCGACCTATCTGCCAGCAGAATCTTTACTGACGCCAGCCACGATTGCCGCCAACCAAAATACGCCAGTTTTGGCCGCCCACGGCAGCCACGATCCCGTAGTTGGTATTTCGCTCGGCGAAAAAGCCAAACAATTCGTTGCGGATTTAGGGGTGAACGTGCAATGGCAAACCTACCCGATTCAGCACTCGGTTTGCTTGCCTGAGATCCAATTGATTGGCCAGTTTTTGACTAAGTCTTTGGCGTAA
- a CDS encoding alpha/beta hydrolase family protein, translating to MTAITPLNVEMAGMQLVGSAHLPEQAEQAVLMLHGFTGNRVEYTYFFVTLARVLAERGIAVFRFDFLGCGESDGAFAEVSVANQAAQTQHLLAYLAKNYPQYQRHLLGFSMGGLVALQTALADSALIRSLCLLAPAANLAQIVESVAASNPQVGAAGGVDFLGLEISAQFRQELAQLAPFSGLASLEVPALVVHGQADAAVPVEMGEQVAACLPCCQFEAWADADHTFARQADRQRLGQRIADFILA from the coding sequence ATGACTGCGATTACGCCTTTAAACGTTGAAATGGCCGGCATGCAGCTGGTCGGTAGCGCGCATTTGCCTGAGCAAGCCGAGCAAGCGGTCTTAATGCTGCATGGCTTTACTGGCAATCGAGTGGAATACACTTATTTTTTTGTTACTTTGGCGCGAGTATTGGCCGAACGTGGCATTGCGGTGTTTCGCTTTGATTTTTTGGGCTGCGGCGAGAGTGATGGGGCATTTGCTGAGGTTTCTGTCGCCAATCAAGCGGCACAAACCCAGCATTTATTGGCGTATTTAGCTAAAAACTATCCACAATATCAACGGCATTTGCTCGGATTTAGCATGGGCGGTTTGGTGGCATTACAAACCGCTTTGGCCGATTCGGCATTGATTCGCTCATTGTGCTTATTGGCGCCTGCAGCCAATTTGGCGCAAATTGTTGAATCGGTGGCGGCGAGTAATCCACAGGTGGGCGCTGCCGGCGGCGTGGATTTTTTAGGTTTAGAGATTAGCGCGCAATTTCGCCAAGAATTGGCGCAACTCGCGCCATTTTCCGGCTTAGCCAGTCTTGAAGTCCCCGCTTTGGTGGTGCATGGCCAAGCGGATGCCGCAGTACCGGTGGAGATGGGTGAACAAGTGGCGGCGTGTTTGCCTTGCTGTCAGTTTGAAGCTTGGGCTGATGCCGATCATACCTTCGCCCGGCAAGCCGATCGCCAGCGTTTAGGGCAGCGCATCGCTGATTTTATTTTGGCTTAA
- the hemL gene encoding glutamate-1-semialdehyde 2,1-aminomutase, translated as MTTRNEQLFESAKKHIPGGVNSPVRAFGSVGGTPCFFTKGEGAYVWDADGKKYIDYVGSWGPLILGHAHPKVIDAVIDTAKNGMSFGAPTEAEVTIADVLCEMLPSLEQVRLVSSGTEATMSAIRLARGFTGRDKLIKFEGCYHGHADSLLVKAGSGLLTFGNPSSAGVPAAVAADTIVLPYNDVAALEALFAEQGSEIAAIIVEPIAGNMNMVQPSAQFVAAMRNLTMQHGAVLIYDEVMTGFRVGLQCTQGLHGVTPDLTCLGKVVGGGMPLAAFGGRADIMGYLAPLGPVYQAGTLSGNPVAVAAGLATLAEIRQDGFFAKLSAQTAKLVAGLNELGKDHGLCAQSVGGMFGVYFAEVVPTSFADVMASDRTRFNAFFHAMLDQGIYLAPSAFEAGFVSAAHSDADIDATLAAAKIALSRC; from the coding sequence ATGACTACACGCAATGAACAGCTGTTTGAATCGGCGAAAAAACATATTCCCGGTGGTGTGAACTCGCCAGTACGTGCTTTTGGCTCAGTTGGTGGTACGCCATGCTTTTTTACCAAGGGTGAGGGCGCTTATGTTTGGGATGCCGATGGTAAAAAATACATTGATTACGTTGGCTCGTGGGGTCCGTTGATTTTGGGCCATGCTCATCCAAAAGTGATCGATGCGGTGATTGATACCGCTAAAAATGGCATGAGTTTTGGTGCGCCAACCGAGGCTGAAGTGACGATTGCCGATGTATTGTGCGAAATGCTGCCCTCTTTGGAGCAAGTTCGTTTGGTATCGAGTGGTACCGAGGCGACGATGAGCGCAATTCGCTTGGCGCGCGGCTTTACGGGTCGCGATAAATTGATCAAGTTTGAAGGCTGCTACCACGGCCATGCCGATAGCTTGTTGGTGAAAGCTGGTTCTGGTTTGCTGACATTTGGTAATCCATCATCCGCTGGCGTGCCGGCTGCGGTGGCGGCAGATACGATTGTCTTACCTTACAACGATGTCGCCGCGCTTGAGGCCTTATTTGCCGAACAAGGCAGTGAAATTGCCGCGATTATTGTTGAGCCGATCGCTGGCAATATGAATATGGTGCAGCCGAGCGCGCAATTTGTCGCGGCAATGCGTAATTTAACCATGCAGCATGGTGCGGTGTTGATTTACGACGAAGTCATGACCGGCTTCCGTGTTGGCTTGCAGTGCACGCAAGGTTTGCATGGTGTTACGCCAGATCTAACGTGTTTGGGTAAGGTGGTTGGCGGTGGTATGCCTTTGGCCGCCTTCGGTGGTCGTGCCGATATCATGGGCTATTTAGCGCCTTTAGGCCCGGTGTATCAAGCGGGTACTTTGTCGGGAAATCCGGTTGCAGTTGCTGCAGGATTGGCGACGTTAGCCGAAATTAGACAAGATGGTTTCTTTGCGAAGTTAAGCGCACAAACGGCGAAGTTAGTTGCAGGATTGAATGAATTAGGCAAAGATCACGGACTTTGTGCGCAGTCAGTTGGGGGTATGTTTGGTGTGTATTTCGCCGAAGTTGTGCCAACGTCATTTGCCGATGTGATGGCCTCTGATCGCACCCGATTTAATGCTTTTTTCCATGCCATGCTCGATCAAGGCATTTATTTAGCCCCATCGGCATTTGAAGCTGGTTTTGTTTCGGCAGCGCATAGCGATGCCGATATTGATGCCACTTTGGCGGCAGCCAAAATCGCCTTAAGTCGCTGCTAA
- a CDS encoding GFA family protein, producing MIKKVGETVIQLKHPASCHCGAVVLEIDLPDGIVDPRHCDCSICRRKGAVVASVLLSGIKIIQGEAVLRLYQFNTQTAKHYFCSVCGIYTHHQRRSNPHLYGYNVGCLEGVNPYQIPNIKIYDGVNHPADQSTTATVD from the coding sequence ATGATCAAGAAAGTGGGTGAGACCGTTATTCAGTTAAAGCACCCAGCAAGTTGTCATTGCGGTGCGGTGGTTTTAGAAATTGATTTGCCCGATGGCATTGTTGATCCTCGGCATTGCGATTGCTCGATATGCCGACGCAAAGGCGCGGTGGTGGCTTCGGTATTGTTGTCCGGGATTAAAATTATTCAGGGCGAAGCCGTTTTGCGCTTGTATCAATTTAATACCCAAACGGCAAAACATTATTTTTGCTCGGTATGCGGGATTTATACCCACCATCAACGCCGTTCAAACCCACATCTATATGGCTATAACGTCGGTTGTCTTGAGGGCGTTAATCCATACCAAATTCCCAATATTAAAATCTACGATGGCGTAAATCATCCTGCCGATCAAAGCACGACCGCTACAGTAGACTAG
- a CDS encoding GNAT family N-acetyltransferase produces the protein MNDFPVLHTERLILREIVDADAQALFAIHGCAEVMRYFGSDPLMELAQAKALVATFSHWRGEGNSGIRWGISQKSDGKLLGSCGFFRWNHAWRSAMVGYELAQSAWGQGLMQEALAAILPYGFHAMNLNRIEAQIHPDNAASLQLMPKLGFVHEGQLREAGFWGGKFNDFVQFGVLRREYLEQA, from the coding sequence ATGAATGATTTTCCAGTTTTACACACTGAGCGCCTTATCCTGCGCGAAATTGTCGATGCCGATGCACAAGCTCTATTTGCTATTCATGGCTGCGCTGAAGTGATGCGATACTTTGGTTCTGATCCTCTGATGGAGTTAGCACAAGCGAAGGCCTTGGTTGCTACTTTTTCGCACTGGCGTGGCGAAGGAAACTCCGGTATTCGCTGGGGCATTAGCCAAAAATCAGATGGGAAATTGCTCGGTAGTTGTGGATTTTTCCGTTGGAACCATGCTTGGCGCAGCGCGATGGTCGGCTACGAGCTCGCTCAATCGGCGTGGGGGCAAGGTTTGATGCAAGAGGCCTTAGCCGCCATTTTACCATATGGTTTTCACGCAATGAACCTCAACCGCATAGAAGCACAAATTCACCCTGACAATGCGGCATCACTTCAACTGATGCCCAAGCTCGGTTTTGTTCACGAAGGCCAGTTGCGTGAGGCTGGATTTTGGGGTGGAAAGTTCAACGATTTTGTGCAGTTTGGGGTTTTGCGGCGGGAGTATCTTGAGCAAGCATAG